In the Gopherus flavomarginatus isolate rGopFla2 chromosome 6, rGopFla2.mat.asm, whole genome shotgun sequence genome, one interval contains:
- the FAM89B gene encoding leucine repeat adapter protein 25, with protein MMNGLQPPQDCLGGNVCSIEGLPPLPKGLSGILNSSGGSWREIEKVYSKKTRIQDDLSKSRAASEKLLRSKPANLDSALAMLRKEMVGLRQLDMSLLCQLWSLYESIQEYKGLFQDMSSSLHSEGSYAAENGFSDEDDEFEVEPPAPDVRKETPLLGRLSLPQPQNSRDQWLQDSFHITI; from the exons ATGATGAACGgtctccagccaccccaggacTGCCTGGGGGGCAATGTATGCTCCATCGAAGGTCTCCCCCCACTTCCCAAGGGCCTCAGCGGGATCCTTAACTCTAGTGGTGGCTCGTGGCGTGAGATCGAGAAAGTGTACAGCAAGAAGACACGGATCCAGGACGACCTGAGCAAGTCACGGGCGGCCTCTGAGAAGCTGCTGCGGAGCAAACCGGCCAATCTGGACTCAGCGCTGGCCATGCTGCGCAAGGAGATG gtgGGCCTGCGCCAGCTGGACATGtccctgctgtgccagctgtggtCGCTGTACGAGTCGATCCAGGAGTACAAGGGGCTGTTCCAGGACATGTCGTCCTCCCTGCACTCCGAGGGCTCCTATGCCGCTGAGAATGGCTTCTCTGATGAGGACGATGAGTTTGAGGTGGAGCCGCCGGCCCCTGACGTGCGCAAGGAGACCCCACTGCTGGGCCGGCTcagcctgcctcagccccagAACTCCCGTGACCAGTGGCTGCAGGACTCCTTCCACATCACCATCTGA